DNA from Limnohabitans sp.:
TGCCCGCCATGAGTGACGAAACCATCATTGTCAAAAACCAGGGCACCATCTTTTTGGGCGGCCCGCCACTGGTCAAGGCCGCCACGGGTGAGGTGGTGAGTGCCGAAGACTTGGGCGGTGGCGATGTGCACACGCGACTGTCGGGTGTGGCCGACCATTTGGCGCAAAACGATGTGCATGCCCTGGCCTTGGCGCGCCAGGCTGTGAAAAATCTGAACGCCCAAAAGGCCCCCAACATCGCCACGCACGCACCCGTGCCGCCGCTGTTGGATGCGCAAGAGTTGTATGGCGTGATCCCCACCGACACGCGCAAGCCTTTTGATGTGCGCGAGATCATCGCCCGCATCGTCGACGGCTCGGAGTTCGACGAATTCAAATCGCGCTTTGGCACCACCTTGATCTGTGGCTTTGCCCGCATCGAAGGCATGCCGGTGGGCATCATCGCCAACAACGGCATCTTGTTCAGCGAGTCGGCGCTCAAGGGCGCGCACTTCATCGAGCTGTGCTGCCAGCGCAAGATCCCGCTGGTGTTTTTGCAAAACATCACCGGCTTCATGGTGGGCCGCAAATACGAAAACGAAGGCATCGCCCGCAACGGCGCGAAGATGGTCACGGCTGTGGCGACGGCCGCTGTGCCCAAGTTCACCATCATCATTGGCGGCAGCTTTGGTGCAGGCAACTACGGCATGTGTGGCCGCGCTTACTCGCCCCGTTTCTTGTGGATGTGGCCCAACGCCCGCATCTCCGTCATGGGCGGCGAGCAGGCGGCGAGCGTCTTGGCCACGGTCAAGCGTGACGGCATCGAGGGCAAGGGTGGCCAATGGAGCGCCGACGAAGAGGCCGCGTTCAAGGCCCCCATCAAAGAACAGTACGAGGTGCAAGGCCACCCTTATTACGCCACCGCCCGCCTGTGGGACGACGGCATCATCGACCCGGCCGACACCCGCCGCGTGCTGGCGCTGGGCTTGAGTGCATCGCTCAATGCACCGATTCCCGAGACGAAATTTGGACTTTTCCGCATGTGATGTGTATCATTTTATAAATTCATACACATTCAAGAGGTTTCAAAGTGCGCACCAACATCGTGATCGACGACAAGCTCATGGCCGATGTCATGGCCTCGGGTGATTTCAAGACAAAGAGGGACGCGGTCGAAGAGGGCTTGCGCTTGCTCAAGCGCAAGAAGGCTTATGCGGCGTTGTTGGCCGCGCGTGGCACTTTGTTTTGGGACGATTCCGACGACGCCTGGGCCAAGGCGCGCGAAGAGAGGCAACTTGCAGAAACCGTGCAAGAACCTGTGGCTGCTTATGTGGTCAAACCAGCGGTGAAGGGCCGCAAATCCCGAGCAGCAACTGACACCCGACTGCCAGCTAAAGGTAAATCAGCATGATTTTGGTGGACTCCAGCGTGCTGATCGATCACTTTCGAGGCACGATCAACCCACAGACCCAACAGCTCAAGCACTGGCTCTCCGGGCAAGAGGGACCACCCGACATTGGTGTGGCCGATTTGGTTATTTTTGAGGTGTTGCGAGGCTTCTCCACGGCCAGTGCCCAGGCCCGGGTGCGCGACCTTTTGCTGGACTTGGAAGTGGTGGAGATCGGTGGCCTCGACAACGCCTTGCAGGCGGCCACGCTTTATCAACGGTTGCGCCAGTCTGGCCGTACCGTGCACAGCCCCATCGACGTGCTGCTGGCCAGCTACTGCATGACCCACGGCCACACGCTGCTGCACCGCGACGCGGATTTTGAATCGCTCAAAACTTTGGGAGGACTGGACACATGGCCACAATGAACACATCGATTTGGCATACCCACTTCAGCGGTCTGGCGCGTTACCACGTCGGGGCCACACACCGCTTGCTCGAAGCGGTCTCGTGCGTGTCAGCCGAAGACTACCAACGCGACGTGGGCCTGTTCTTCAAAAGCATCCACGGCACGCTGAACCACATGCTGGTGGCCGAGCACTTGCTTTGGTATGCGCGTTTTGCCAAAGGCGCGTCTCCGGTGCTGGCCCTCGATGCTGAAATCGAGCCCCACCGCGAACGCCTGGCGCAGGCGCTCAAGGGCGGATCGGCCAACTGGACGCCACTCATCGCCAGCTGGAGCGCCGAGCGTTTTGACGGTCAACTGGACTACCAGACCAGCCAAGGCGCCCCCCTGTCCTTGCCGTTTGCGGCCACCTTGGCCCATGTCTTCAACCACGCCACCCACCACCGCGGGCAGATCACGGCGGCACTGACAGCCATGGGTCAGCCTTGCCCAGAGCTGGACATGGTTTATTTCCTTTTGGCAGAACAGGCCCCCAAAGCATGAGCAACGCCCTGAAAATTTCCACCCAAAACGGCGTGCACACCATCACGCTGTCGCGCCCCGATGTGCGCAACGCCTTCAACGACGACGTCATAGCCGAGCTGAAAACCGCTTTTCTGGCGGTGGCCCAAGACCCGGCCGTGCGCTGCGTGGTGTTGGCCGCAGAGGGCCCCGCCTTTTGCGCTGGCGCCGACCTGAACTGGATGCGGCGCATGGCCGACTACACCCGCGAAGAAAACTTGGCCGACGCGGGCGATCTGGCCGCCATGTTGCGGGCCATTTACGCATGCCCCCAACCCACCATCGCCCGTGTGCAAGGCGATGTGTACGCGGGCGGCATGGGCCTGGTGGCGGCGTGTGACATGGCGGTGAGCGTGGACACGGCGAACTACTGCCTGAGCGAAGTCAAGCTGGGCCTGATCCCCGCGACCATCAGCCCCTATGTGATCCGCGCCATGGGCGCGCGTGCGGCGCACCGCTACTTTTTGACGGCCGAGCACTTTGGCGCGGCCGAGGCGCACCGGATCGGACTGGTGCACGAGGTGGTGAGCGCCGACGCGCTGGACGCCAAAGTGGCCGATCTGACCCAAGCGCTGGTGAGCGCAAGCCCTCACGCCGTGCGCGCTTGCAAAAAGCTGGTGCAAGACGTGGCCGAACGCGAAATCAACGACGCGCTGGTCGCGCAGACGGTGGCGGGCATCGCCGACATCCGTGCCAGCAGAGAAGGCAAGGAGGGCGTGCAGTCCTTTTTGCAAAAACGCAAACCCAACTGGCTGTTGGCTTGAGCGTGCTGGCATGACATGGCTTCGTGGTCTGTTGGGGTTCGGTGCTTACTGGTGGGCGGTTTTGGCGTGCGCGCAAACGCCTGCCGAATTGCCGGTCGCCAAAGATCTGCATGAAGTGGTTCACCGCATACCGGTTTCGGCGCAGGACCTTTATGGTCGGCGTGAACAGCGCCAAATCCCGGTGACGGTGTTCAAGCCCGCAGGGGATGGACCTTTCCCAATGGTGGTGCTCAACCACGGCCGAGCCACCAGCCGCGAGAAGATGGCACAGCCCACTCGCTTTCGGTATGAGCAGCAGGCCCGCTATTTTGTGGGCAAGGGTTTTGTGGTGATGGTGCCCACCCGTGTGGGCTATGGCGAGACCTACGATGGTTTTGACCCGGAAACCAACGGCGGTTGTAGCCAGCCCCGCATCGAACCCATGAGCCTTGCCGCATCGGACCAAGTGATTGCGGTGGCCGAATTTGCGCGCAGCTTGCCCTTCGTTGACGCTTCGCGGTGGTGGGTCATGGGCCAATCGGTCGGCGGCTTGACCAGCGTGGCCACCGCCTGGCGTAACCCGGCAGGCTTGCAAGGGGCGGTCAATTTCGCGGGCGGCACCGGGGGTGATCCGGTGGGCCGTCCAGGTCGTTCTTGTGCTGCGACTCAGATCGAACGGCTCTGGAAGGCCCGTGCTGCTCAAGCCCAAGTGCCCATGCTTTGGCTGTATTGGGAAAACGATTTGTTCTGGGGTGCGCAAGCACCGCGTGATTGGCATCGCGCCTGGGTTGACGGTGGTGGGCAAGCCGAGTTCCACCAACTCGCGCCCGTGGGCCAGGATGGCCACTCGGGGTTCAGCATCGACATGGACCGCTGGGTCCCCTGGGTGGATGCTTTTCTGGCCAAGGCCGGGTACACCCAGCCCGCGTTGCCACCGGCCCCTGAGCCGAGTGGTTTCGCACAAGTGGACGAGATCGACAAAGTGCCGGTGAGTGCCGAGACCCGGCAAAACCTGTACAGCCGTTTTCTGGCCAGCCCCTCCCCGCGCGCTTTTGCCATTGGCCCGGGTGGCGCTGGCTTTGCCACCGGCGATTGGGCCGTGGGTCGCGCATTGGGTTTTTGCCAGGCACGCCGTGGCATCACCTGCAAGTTGTACGCCGTAGATAACCAAGTGGTTTGGAGAAACTGACATGTTCAAGAAAATACTGATCGCCAACCGAGGCGAAATCGCCTGCCGTGTTGCAGCCACCGCCCGCCGAATGGGCATCCAGACCGTGGCTGTTTATTCAGACGCCGACGCAGGGGCCAAGCATGTGCAAGCGTGTGACGAAGCCGTGCATGTGGGCGGCAGTGCGCCCAAAGACAGCTATCTGCGCTGGGAGCGGATTCTGGAAGCCGCTAAGGCCACAGGCGCTGAAGCCGTTCACCCCGGCTATGGCTTTTTGAGCGAGAACGAAGACTTTGCCAAGGCCTGCGCCGCCGCGGGTTTGGTGTTCATCGGCCCGCCCGCCTCGGCGATTTTGGCCATGGGCCTCAAGGCCGAATCCAAGCGTTTGATGGAATCGGCTGGTGTGCCGCTGGTGCCCGGCTACCACGGCGCGGACCAAGACCCGGCCTTGTTGCAAGCAGAAGCGGACCGCATCGGTTACCCCGCCCTCATCAAAGCCAGCGCTGGCGGCGGTGGCAAGGGCATGCGCGTGGTCGAAAAGTCAGAAGATTTTGCAGCGGCTCTCGCCAGTTGCCAACGCGAAGCCATCAACAGCTTTGGCAGCGACGCGGTGCTGATCGAAAAGTACGTGCAGCGCCCGCGCCACATCGAGATCCAGGTGTTTGGCGACACCCACGGCAACTGCGTGTACTTGTTTGAGCGCGACTGCTCGGTGCAGCGCCGCCACCAAAAGGTCTTGGAAGAAGCCCCTGCCCCCGGCATGACCGAAGCCCTGCGTGCCCAAATGGGCGCAGCGGCCGTGGCTGCGGCCAAAGCAGTGAACTATGTGGGCGCGGGCACGGTGGAATTCATTGTCGAGCAAACGGCGTACGACCAACCTGAATCCATGCGCTTTTTCTTCATGGAAATGAACACCCGTTTGCAGGTGGAGCACCCCGTCACCGAGGCCATCACCGGTCTTGATTTGGTCGAGTGGCAATTGCGTGTGGCCAGTGGCGAGCCGCTGCCCTTGCAGCAAGACCAGCTGCGCATCCAGGGTCATGCGATCGAGGCGCGCATCTGCGCCGAAAACCCCGACAACAACTTCTTGCCCGCTACCGGCACGCTGCAGGTGTACCGCAAGCCACAAGCCAGCAGTTTTGAGCGGGGCACCATCCGTGTCGACGACGGCGTGCGGGAAGGCGACACCATCAGCCCGTTTTACGACTCGATGGTGGCCAAGCTCATCGTGCACGGCGACACCCGCGCGCAAACACTGGCGCGTTTGGACACGGCGCTGGCGCAAACCCACATCGTGGGCCTGAACACCAATGTGCAGTTCTTGCGGTACGTGGTGCGCAGCGATGCGTTTGCCACGGCCAAGCTCGACACCGCGCTCATCCAGCGTGAAGCCGCCGTTTTGTTCAAGCAAGACAAGGTGGGTTTGCCTGCCGCTGTGGCCGCCGTGGTGGCCCACAGCCTGCAGGCCGACAAGGCCTTGCAGGGGCAAGACCCGTTCAGCCGCCGCGATGGCTGGCAGTCGCACGGGGTGGCGCAGCGCCGTTTTGAATTCGTCTGGCAAGACCAACCCCGATCGGCCCGCCTGAGTTATTTGCACGACGGTGCGCTGAGCCTCTCGCTGGAAGGTGAAGAGCCTGTGTCGGGCACGTTGAACTTTGCCCCCGATGGCGCAGGCCTGTGGGTGCAGTGGGGCGGTGCGCGCTGTTTCAGTCAGATCGACTGGCAAGGCGAAACCGCACACATTTTCACACCCAAAGGCGCGACCCGCATCACCGTGCTCGACCCGCTGGCCCACGCTGGCGAAGCAGCGCAAGAAGGCGGGCGCCTCACGGCCCCGATGCCGGGCAAGGTCGTCTCCTTTGCCGTCAAGGCGGGTGACAAGGTCAAAGCGGGCCAGGCCCTGGCCGTGATGGAAGCCATGAAGATGGAGCACACCATCAGCGCGCCCAAAGATGGCACCGTGGCTGAGTTGCTCTACGCCCCGGGCGACCAAGTCGCCGATGGGGCAGAGCTGCTCAAACTGGCTGCGTGAGTTTTGCAGCACGGAGCTGTAGGTCGGAGCTTCAGCTCCGACATGACCGGTTTGGCGGAGGTCTCACGTCGGGGCTAAAGCCACCGACCTACAAGACGACAACCCGCGCGACAGCCCGGATATCTCGCCGCTGAGACAATTCCTACCATGAACATCACCATCTGCTTTGACAAGCTCGACCCGACGCCCTGGGTGCAGGGCTTGCAACTTGCTTTCCCTGGCGCGACGGTCTCCGCCTGGACGCCTGGGTCACCGCAGGCCGATCACGCCATCGTCTGGGCCCCGCTCCAGCAATTCATCGACGAGCAGCCGGGTTTGCAGACCTTGTTCAACATTGGCGCGGGCGTGGACGCTTTGCTGCAATTGAAACTGCCGCCCAGCCTGAAAGTGGTGCGTCTGGACGATGCGGGCATGTCGGTGCAAATGGCCGAGTTCGTGTGCCATGCGGTGATCCGGCACTTCCGCGAGTTCGACGGCTACGACGCCGACACCCAAGCGGGCAAATGGTCGTACCGCAAACCCCGCAGCCGCGCCGATTTTGCGGTCGGCGTGATGGGCTTGGGTGTGTTGGGCGAGCGTGTGGCCAAAGCGCTGCAGGTATTTGACTTCTCCGTCAACGGTTACAGCCGCAGCCCCAAAGACTTAGCCGGTATCCGCTGCTTCAGCGGGGCGCAGGCCTTGCCCGAGTTTTTGGCCGCCACGCGCGTGCTGGTCAACCTGATGCCGCTCACGCCCGAAACTGAAAATATCCTGAACCACACCACCCTGTCGCAGTTGCAAAAGGGCGGCTATGTGATCAATGTGGCCCGTGGCAAACACCTGGTGGACGAAGACCTCTTGGCCCTGATCGACAACGGCCACCTGGCTGGGGCTGCGCTCGATGTGTTCCGCACCGAGCCGCTGCCCGCCGACCATGTGTTTTGGCAACACCCGAAAATCACCGTCACGCCCCACACCTCGGCCCGCACTTTGCGCGAAGAGAGCATCGCGCAAATCGTGGGCAAAATGCAGGCACTGCAGCGCGGCGAGCCGATCAACGGCGTGGTGGACCACCAGCGCGGTTATTGAATATCCAGAGAACCTCATGAACATTCCTTCACGCGTTCAACTCATCGACGTCGGCCCCCGCGACGGCTTGCAAAACGAAAAGCAAACCGTGCCTGCAGAGGTCAAAATCGAACTGGTGCACCGCCTTCAGGCCGCAGGCCTGACTGAGATCGAGGTCACCAGTTTTGTGTCCCCGAAGTGGGTGCCGCAAATGGCCGACAACGCGGTTGTGATGGCGGGCATCCAGCGTCAAGCGGGTGTGCGTTATTCGGTGCTCACGCCCAACATGGTGGGTTACCAAGCGGCGGTGGCGTCGCGCCCCGACGAGATTGTGGTCTTTGGTGCGGCCAGCCAGGCCTTCAGCCAGAAGAACATCAACTGCTCGATCGAAGAAAGCATGGAGCGCTTTGCGCCCGTGGTGCAAGTGGCGTTAGCGGCGGGCATTGCGGTGCGTGGGGCCATGAGCTGCACCGTGGGCTGCCCCTACGAAGGCGAAGTGTCGCCAGCCAGTGTGGCCCACTTGGCGGGATTGATGAAGCAGATCGGCGTGCAGCGCGTGGACGTGGCCGACACCATTGGCACCGGCACGCCGCTCAAGGTGCAAAAAGCCGTCGAGGCCACGCTGCAGCATTTCGACATCGACCACATCTGCGGCCACTTTCACGACACCTACGGTCAGGCACTGGCCAACACCTTGGCGGCTTTGCAAATGGGGGTCTGGAATTTTCAGTCCTCGGTGGCGGGCCTGGGCGGCTGCCCGTATGCCAAGGGCGCCACGGGCAACGTGGCCACTGAAGACGTGGTGTACATGCTGCACGGCATGGGCATTGCCACCGGCATTGACCTGGACAAGCTGGTGGATGCCGGCGCGTTCATCAGCGACTTTTTGGACCGCAAACCCAACTCGAACGTGGCCAAGGCCATCCTCAACAAGCGGGCAGGCTGAACGATGTGCGGTGCCGAACTCCATGCCCTGCCCGAAGGCGTGCAGCGTGTCTCGCGCGCGCTGCAAGACGCCGGGCATCCGCATGCCCCGGTCATGCTGGGTGGCGCGGCCCGCACGGCACAAGAAGCTGCCGAAAGCCTGGGCGTGCAGTTGGGACAGATCGCCAAGAGCGTGATCTTCCGTCGCAAGGAAGACGGCGTGGCTGTGCTGGTGGTCACCTCGGGCGACCGGCGCGTGGACGAGAAAAAAGTCGCCGCCCTGGTGGGCAAGATCGGCCGTGCCGATGCCGATTTCGTCAAGGCCCGCACGGGCTTCACGATTGGTGGTGTGTCCCCCGTGGCGCACCTGAATTCCCCGGTGACCTTGCTCGACCAAGACCTGTGGCGCTTCCAGGAAGTCTGGGCCGCTGCCGGGCATCCCCACGGCGTGTTTCGCTTGCGACCCCAGGACTTGCCCGATTTGACCCAGGCCAGTCCTGCCGATGTGGTCCAGGGCAGCAGCCATGACACGGCGCAGTCAAGTTCTGCGCAAGCACCCAAACCCCAGGAGGCCCTATGAATGCGCGCATCAAGCAGTTGGCGCAGCGCGCTGAGCAGGTGCTGGCCCATGCCCAGCCCCATGTGCCTTCACCGTGTTTGTCGGTGTGCGTCATGGACCCGCAGACTGCGGTGTGTGCAGGGTGTTGGCGCACCCTTGAAGAAATCGGTGTTTGGAGCCGCATGTCGGATGAGGCCAAGCGCCAGGTCTGGCAGCGCATACAGCAGCGCCTGACGGGCGTGAGCGGGACGACCTGAACGCGAGCAGCCTGCAGGGGTTCATTCGCCCAACAAATGGGCGCTTGGGCCGCCCTCAGGGTCCCTCTGCCTGGCTTCGGTCCACCACAATCAAGACATTGCAGGGTGATTCTTCCACCAACGATTTGGCGGTGGAGCCGCTCCACCAACGGCGCAGCAGGTTGGGCTCATGCTTGTGACCGACCACGATCAGGTCTGCCCCCACGCGTTCGGCAAAACCCGACAGTTCGCGGATCACCTCGCCCTTGAGCACCTCGCCTTGCACCGCGTAACCCATGGCTTGCAGGGTTTGCACGCCTTGAGCCAGTTGTTCTTTCAAGTTTTCTTCCATTGGCCCGTTGTTGGTCGAGGTGTAGTAGCCCATCTCCATCGACCCCACATCCAGCGGGTTGGGGGCCACCGCCACCAAAGTCAGGTGGGGTTGACCCCAATGGGCCAATTCCTTGAGTTCGAGCAAGGCCCTTTGCCCGGTCATGGAGCCGTCATAAGCCAGGATGATGTGTTTGTACATGCTTGCCTCCTCATGGTGATGGGATGGTGGAATGCAACAACCGGCAAGGGTTGAAATGACAAAATCATGTGCTGGAGTGGTCCAAAAGCGCAAGCTGGTGTTGACCCTATAGACTTGGCCTGACACGCCCCAAGACCCGGAGACACGCCATGAAAACCATTGAGTTTTATCTTGACTTCATTTCGCCCTATGCCTGGTTGGGCTTTGATGCCTTGCCCAGGGCACTGCAAGGCATCAGCCACCGGGTGGTGCACAAGCCGGTGCTGTTTGCGGCCATGCTCAAGCACAACGGTCAGCTCGGCCCCGCCGAAATCCCGGCCAAGCGCGACTGGACTTACCGGCAAGTGCTCTGGCAAGCACGGCAACAAGGCACGCCCATGCAACTGCCTGCCACCCATCCGTTCAACCCTTTGGATTTGTTGCGCTTGGCCACCGCGTGCGATGCAGACGGTCAGCCCAACCGCTATGTGTGCGAGCAGATTTTTCGCCATGTGTGGTGCTCGGGCCTGGAGGCCGCTGATCCGCAGCGCTTGGCGCAATTGACGGCGCAACTGAAGCCTGCCAGAGACCCCTCGGATGCCGATGTCAAGCAAGCCCTGCAGGTGAACACCCACGAAGCGCTGGCGCATGGGGTGTTTGGCGTGCCCAGCTTCCGGGTGGACGACAAAGTATTTTGGGGGCAAGACGCTTTGCCCATGCTGAGCGCCTATCTGCAGGGTGACCCTTGGTTTGAGGGGCCCGATTGGCAGGCGCCCGCCTTGTGTGGGGTGGGTGTTCGGCGTTCATGACCTGACGGGCCGCGCACAAGCGCCATAAAAAAACCCCGATCGCTGAATGCGATCGGGGTTTTTTATTGGAAGGGTTCAGGTTGGCAAGACAGGTCTTGCCAACATCGACCTTTTAGTGAGCAGCAGTACCTTGTGAGGTGGTGCCGTCAAAGCTGGGGAAGCGGACGTTTTCGACCATTTCCTGCACTTCTTGGTCCGGTGCCTTGGTCAGCAGCGACACGATGATGATCACTGCGAAGCCAACTGGCACGCCGAAGATACCGGCCGAGATGGGGGCAATGTCCCACCAGGTGTTGGCTTTGAGGATTTCAGGTGTCAGCGAACCCTCATGGAACAAGCCGTACATCCAGGGATGGGTCTTGACCATGTAGTAGAACGAGATGCCCAAACCAGCCACCATGCCCAGCGAGGCGCCCCATTTGTTGGCACGCTTCCAGAAGATGCCCAGGGTCAACGCAGGGAAGAAGGCTGCCGCAGCGAACGAGAAGGCCGCAGACACGAGGAACAAAATGTCCGCCATGCGCAGCGATGCGACATAAGCCGCTGCCAAGGCCACGAACACCAAAATGGTTTTGGAGATCGCAACACGGCGGTTCGCCGAAGCGTTAGGGTCAATCACTTTGTAGTACACGTCGTGCGACAAGGCGTTGGCAATGGTCAGCAACAAGCCATCGGCTGTGGACAAAGCCGCAGCCAAACCACCGGCCGCCACCAGACCGGAAATCACGAAGGGCAAGCCACCGATTTCAGGTGTGGCCAAGACCACGATGTCACCGCCCAAGCGGATCTCTGCCAATTGCAAGATGCCATCTTTGTTGATGTCACTGACTGCCATCAGCGTGGGGTCGACCACGTTCCAGCGTGCAATCCATCCCGGCAATTCGTTAAACGGTGTGCCCACCAGCAGCGTGTAGATGTCGAACTTGACCAACACCGCCAAAGCAGGCGCTGTGAAGTACAGCAGCGAGATGAAGAACAGCGACCAAGCCACCGACTCACGCGCTTCACGCACCGAAGGCACGGTGTAAAAGCGCATCAGGATGTGCGGTAAGGCAGCCGTACCGATCATCAAACAGAAGACCAACGCCAAGAAGTTCTTGCGGGCCACATCTCGGGCAGCGTCGTCCTTGCCTGGGAAGGGCTCAGCATGGCGCAGGGGCGGTGCTGCACGGGGTGCATTGGCAGCGCGCGCAGCGGTGTAGGCGGCTTTGGCAGCCGCTTCGTCTTTGGGCAAACCAGCCAAAGCCTTTTCAGCGGCCTGGATGTCTGCTTCAGGTGCGTTGGCTGCTTTCAACTCTTCCAGCTTTTTGGTGGCTGCTTCTTTGTCAGCGGCCATGGCTGCTGGCACATCCTTCAGCTTTTCAGCGGCTGCATCAGCACGTGCTTTGAAGATACCGCGAACTTCGAGTTCTTTGGGGTCTTTCAGCAATTGCTCTTCTTTGGCCGTCACTTTTTCAAGCAAGTAGCCATAGGAGACTTGAGGCAGAGGATTGCTGGTGTGTTTCACCGACAACCAAACCACGGGAATCATGTAAGCCACGATCAGGATCAGGTATTGCGCCACCTGGGTCCAGGTCACAGCACGCATACCGCCCAAGAACGAGCAAACCAAGATACCGGCCAAGCCGACATACACGCCCACGTCGAAGGACAGGCCTGTCAGACGGGCTGTGATCAGGCCCACGCCGAAGATCTGCGCCACCACGTAAACGAAGGACACCAAGATGGCCGCAAACACGCCAATCAGGCGAGCCATGTTGCCGCCGTAGCGAGCGCCCAAGAAGTCGGGGATGGTGAACTGGCCAAACTTACGCAGGTAAGGGGCCAAGAACAAGGCCACCAAACAGTAACCGCCTGTCCAGCCCAAGATGAAGGCCAAACCGCCGTAACCGGTCAGGTAGAGCGTACCGGCCATACCGATGAAGGAAGCCGCCGACATCCAGTCAGAGCCGGTGGCCATGCCGTTGTAAATGGCTGGCACGCGTCGGCCCGCCACGTAGTATTCGGCCGCATCGTTGGTGCGACTCATCACACCAATGCCGCCGTACAAGAGCACAGTGGCCGCCAAGAAGGCGTAACCGATGTACTCTTTGGGCATGCCCATTTGCTCAAGGACAGCCAGCACGATGACGAAGGCCGCAAAGCCACCGCCGTAGAAAAGGAA
Protein-coding regions in this window:
- a CDS encoding 2-hydroxychromene-2-carboxylate isomerase translates to MKTIEFYLDFISPYAWLGFDALPRALQGISHRVVHKPVLFAAMLKHNGQLGPAEIPAKRDWTYRQVLWQARQQGTPMQLPATHPFNPLDLLRLATACDADGQPNRYVCEQIFRHVWCSGLEAADPQRLAQLTAQLKPARDPSDADVKQALQVNTHEALAHGVFGVPSFRVDDKVFWGQDALPMLSAYLQGDPWFEGPDWQAPALCGVGVRRS
- a CDS encoding sodium:solute symporter family protein; protein product: MSVFSGEGQTQSQFQKSLNKVFLFYGGGFAAFVIVLAVLEQMGMPKEYIGYAFLAATVLLYGGIGVMSRTNDAAEYYVAGRRVPAIYNGMATGSDWMSAASFIGMAGTLYLTGYGGLAFILGWTGGYCLVALFLAPYLRKFGQFTIPDFLGARYGGNMARLIGVFAAILVSFVYVVAQIFGVGLITARLTGLSFDVGVYVGLAGILVCSFLGGMRAVTWTQVAQYLILIVAYMIPVVWLSVKHTSNPLPQVSYGYLLEKVTAKEEQLLKDPKELEVRGIFKARADAAAEKLKDVPAAMAADKEAATKKLEELKAANAPEADIQAAEKALAGLPKDEAAAKAAYTAARAANAPRAAPPLRHAEPFPGKDDAARDVARKNFLALVFCLMIGTAALPHILMRFYTVPSVREARESVAWSLFFISLLYFTAPALAVLVKFDIYTLLVGTPFNELPGWIARWNVVDPTLMAVSDINKDGILQLAEIRLGGDIVVLATPEIGGLPFVISGLVAAGGLAAALSTADGLLLTIANALSHDVYYKVIDPNASANRRVAISKTILVFVALAAAYVASLRMADILFLVSAAFSFAAAAFFPALTLGIFWKRANKWGASLGMVAGLGISFYYMVKTHPWMYGLFHEGSLTPEILKANTWWDIAPISAGIFGVPVGFAVIIIVSLLTKAPDQEVQEMVENVRFPSFDGTTSQGTAAH
- a CDS encoding universal stress protein, with protein sequence MYKHIILAYDGSMTGQRALLELKELAHWGQPHLTLVAVAPNPLDVGSMEMGYYTSTNNGPMEENLKEQLAQGVQTLQAMGYAVQGEVLKGEVIRELSGFAERVGADLIVVGHKHEPNLLRRWWSGSTAKSLVEESPCNVLIVVDRSQAEGP